Proteins encoded within one genomic window of Rossellomorea vietnamensis:
- a CDS encoding histidine phosphatase family protein codes for MIYVIRHGQTDWNKEGRLQGRRGLPLNEEGVRQAENVKQQLSHISFNYVFSSPQKRAQETAEIASGMSCITDSRLDVYDLGEADGLLKREVKMDGPLPDSASYSGVEDPLEFMKRIKHFMAELETLYAKEDKNILISGHRCTTGAIGAFFKGIPDDRNILKLSSDNGEYKQYGFMFRK; via the coding sequence ATGATCTACGTAATAAGACACGGTCAAACGGACTGGAATAAAGAAGGGAGACTGCAAGGGAGAAGAGGACTTCCTTTAAATGAAGAAGGTGTCAGACAAGCCGAAAATGTAAAACAACAACTGAGTCATATCAGCTTCAATTACGTCTTTTCATCTCCACAGAAAAGAGCACAGGAAACGGCTGAAATTGCTAGTGGGATGTCATGCATCACAGACTCCAGGCTGGATGTTTATGATTTAGGTGAAGCAGATGGACTTTTAAAAAGGGAAGTGAAGATGGATGGACCATTGCCTGATTCAGCTTCCTATAGCGGGGTGGAGGATCCTTTGGAGTTCATGAAAAGGATAAAACACTTTATGGCGGAATTAGAAACATTATATGCCAAGGAAGATAAAAACATCCTGATCTCCGGACACAGATGTACAACAGGGGCAATCGGTGCTTTTTTTAAGGGAATACCAGATGACCGGAATATATTAAAGCTCTCTTCCGATAATGGCGAATATAAGCAGTATGGATTCATGTTTAGAAAATGA